ATTTCACTGTTATCAGATAAGGTATCTTTTAAACGTAAACCAGTAACGCCCATTTCGTCACCAGATATTCGTCTAATACTCTATCGGTATGTAATATTATATTGCCGTTTTTAACTTTTTCATTTAAGCGATCGAGCAGGATTTTCTCACTACGAAAGCCAGTACGACGATGAATTAGATGGACTTCTGCGGCTATGTTAGATAAATATAGCGCCTCTTCAACAGCAGTATTACCGCCACCGACAACTGCTACTTTTTGGTTACGGTAAAAGAAACCATCACAGGTTGCACAGGCGGAAACACCACGTCCTTTAAATGCTTCTTCGGACTCAAGGCCGAGATAACGTGCAGAGGCTCCTGTTGCGATGATCAATGCATCACAGGTATAGGTTGCATCGCCAATTAAAGTGAATGGTCGCTTGCTTAGGTCTACACTATTGATGTGATCGACTACAATCTCAGTATCAAAACGCTGTACATGCTCTTTCATACTTTCCATTAAACCGGGGCCTGTCATATCAGCACCGCCGCCTGGCCAGTTTTCTACTTCGCTGGTTGTTGTCAACTGCCCACCTGGTTGCATGCCAGTTATAATAAGTGGGTTTAAATTAGCGCGTGCAGCGTAAACGGCAGCCGTATAACCTGCAGGCCCTGAGCCTAAAATGATTAGTTTGTGATGTGTTTTATTACTCATAAAAATGCCTTAATATATTTGAGTTAGCCTGTAGCTTAAATATCATACTTTACAGAACACTTGCTATATATAGTAAACTGGGAGCTAGAAAATAGCAGCATAAAAAAACGGATATTTCAATGAAATATCCGTTTGCTTTGATAGGCTAAAACTATTGATAGTTAAATAGTTGCTTTTACAGTTTTACTACTTGCCTGATTACTAGCGAAACTACTACCTGCTTGCTGAGTTGATTTAGTAAAGGGCAGGCGTGTGGTTGCAGCAATAATGGTTATTTCATTATTGAGATCCAAAGGCTCACTAATCGTGCGTGTCATTACTGATGTCGCGTACTGGCTGACATTACTGACCGTCCCAATTTTACTAGCATTGTGATCTACTTCGATTACGGAAGTAGGATTATTAACGACAACCGGTGTTTTTTCAGTGACGTTTGCTGGTTGCTTAACGAGTACAGGTGCTTCTTCTGTGACCGTTGGAGTTTGTTCAACGACAACGGGTGCTTCATCAATGACAACCGTAGGCTGTTCAACAACCACCGGCGCTTGCTCTACAACCACAGCTACTTGCTCAGTGACAGTAGTGGGCTGCTCAACAACAAGCGGTGCTTCTTCAGTGACAGTAGTGGGCTGCTCAACAACAAGCGGTGCTTCTTCAGTGACCGCAGGAACTTGTTCAACGACAATAGGCTCTGCTTCAGCAACTACCTGTGTTTCTTCTGCTAGCGTTGTAGTCGCTATAGGAGAAGTTTCTACGGGTTTTGTTGCCTTGCTGTCATTGTCAATAAAGGTTTCCATTTGGATTTCTGGTAATATCTGTTTTGCAATTGTAGTGGTTACATCGTTAGCACTATTTTGTAATTTTTTAACCACTTCACTTGTTGTCACATTACCATCAATATTGCTAATTTCGTTTGCGATACTGGCTTTGGTATTGCTATTCACACTTTCGTTTGTGTTAGTTGTATCCGTTGATTCCGGGTAACGGCTGCTGACAGGATCTAGTTGATTGATCGGATTTGTCGTTTCAATCGTTTTTTCATTTAGTTCCGATTTTTTGTTGCGTTGATTATTGTTACGTAAATAGCGCGCTCGTCGTTTGCTACTTTTTATTGCAACTTCTTCTTTTTCAACAGAATCTGAACTAACATTGTTATTTACTTCTTTAGGTAATGTATCTTTGTTGCTTACTTCATTATTAGGAGGTGTTTCACTTACTGGTACGCTGTTATTTTCAACAGAGGCTTCATTGTTTTGCAAACGGACTTTTTTACGCATATTTCTGCGTTTACGGCGAACGACAACTGCTTCTTCAGACTCTTTCTTATCTAAGTTAGAGTCATTCTGTTCTTGCTTTTTAACTTGATTATTGTCTTTTTTAGGGCGTTTAGGGCGTTCAGAACGCTCAGGACGCTCATTAGTAGGACGATTTCTGTTACGGTTACGGCTGCGATTGCGGTTATTTCGTGTCGCTTGTCGATCTGTTGCTTTTTTCTCCGATACTGTTGCAGCCTTTTTAGTTTCTTCGCTGACCGTTTCTTCGCTATTTGAGAAAATAGCGGCTATTGATCGGATAAAGCGTGTTAAAATTGATGGTTTGTTAGCCGTTTTTTCTTTTTCTGTTGAGGCACTTGGGATGTTTTTTTCAGGTGTTTTCTTAGGGCTAGAGAAACCGGTTAAAACGGGATCAGCCTCTTTATTTTGCTCATCTTTAATTACATTAGGGACGTAAACAGAGTGCTGTTTTTCTAATGCATCGTAGTTAACATCTTCTTTACCATCTTGACGCGTGCGTTTGATTTCAAAGTGAGGTGTTAATAGGTTGGCGTTAGGAATAATGTAAACTTCACATCCGTGACGTTCTTCTATTTTACTAACGGCATTGCGTTTTTCATTGAGCAAATAGGCCGCGACAGCAACGGGCACCGTTGCTTGAATTTGCGCTGTATTTTCTTTTAAACCTTCCTCTTCAATCAAACGTAGGATAGCAAGAGCTAAGGATTCATTATCTCGGATGGTACCTTGTCCATGGCAACGAGGGCATACACGAGATGCCGATTCGCCAAGAGAAGGACGAATGCGTTGACGAGACATTTCCATTAACCCGAAACGTGAAATACGACCAAGTTGAATACGGGCACGGTCTTGATGAACCGATTCACGCATACGGTTTTCAACTTCCCGTTGATGACGAGGAGGGGTCATATCAATAAAATCGATAACGACTAATCCACCTAAATCGCGTAGACGTAACTGGCGAGCAATTTCCTCTGCGGCTTCCAGATTTGTATTAAAAGCTGTTTCTTCAATGTCACCACCACGGGTTGCGCGTGCAGAGTTAATATCGATAGATGTTAATGCTTCCGTTGGGTCGATAACAATAGAGCCACCTGATGGTAGTCTAACTTCTCGTTGGAAGGCTGATTCAATTTGGCTTTCCACTTGGTAGTGAGTAAATAAAGGTACTTCACCTTGATATAATTTGAGGCGATTAATGAAATCGGGGCGAGCTACTTTGATATGCTCTTTAGCAAGTTCAAATATCGCTGCTTTATCAATAACGATTTCGCCGATGTCATTGCGTAAATAATCGCGAATTGAACGTAAAATAACATTACTTTCAGAATGAATTAAGAAAGGTGCGGGTTTAGAGGCTGCGGCAATTTCAATATTATTCCAGTAGTTAACCAGAACAGATAGATCGCTTTCAAGCTCTTCGGGAGATTTACCAACGCCAGCTGTACGTACTATAAGACCCATACCATTTGGTAGCGTTAACTGGCTAAGTGCCTGTTTTA
This window of the Psychromonas sp. MME1 genome carries:
- the rne gene encoding ribonuclease E, with product MKRMLINATQAEELRVALVDGQLLYDLDIESPGHEQKKANIYKGKITRVEASLEAAFVDYGADRHGFLPLKEIAKTYFPAGYSFKGRPNIKEVIKEGQEVIIQIEKEERGNKGAALTTFISLAGSYLVLMPNNPRAGGISRRIEGDERTDLKQALSQLTLPNGMGLIVRTAGVGKSPEELESDLSVLVNYWNNIEIAAASKPAPFLIHSESNVILRSIRDYLRNDIGEIVIDKAAIFELAKEHIKVARPDFINRLKLYQGEVPLFTHYQVESQIESAFQREVRLPSGGSIVIDPTEALTSIDINSARATRGGDIEETAFNTNLEAAEEIARQLRLRDLGGLVVIDFIDMTPPRHQREVENRMRESVHQDRARIQLGRISRFGLMEMSRQRIRPSLGESASRVCPRCHGQGTIRDNESLALAILRLIEEEGLKENTAQIQATVPVAVAAYLLNEKRNAVSKIEERHGCEVYIIPNANLLTPHFEIKRTRQDGKEDVNYDALEKQHSVYVPNVIKDEQNKEADPVLTGFSSPKKTPEKNIPSASTEKEKTANKPSILTRFIRSIAAIFSNSEETVSEETKKAATVSEKKATDRQATRNNRNRSRNRNRNRPTNERPERSERPKRPKKDNNQVKKQEQNDSNLDKKESEEAVVVRRKRRNMRKKVRLQNNEASVENNSVPVSETPPNNEVSNKDTLPKEVNNNVSSDSVEKEEVAIKSSKRRARYLRNNNQRNKKSELNEKTIETTNPINQLDPVSSRYPESTDTTNTNESVNSNTKASIANEISNIDGNVTTSEVVKKLQNSANDVTTTIAKQILPEIQMETFIDNDSKATKPVETSPIATTTLAEETQVVAEAEPIVVEQVPAVTEEAPLVVEQPTTVTEEAPLVVEQPTTVTEQVAVVVEQAPVVVEQPTVVIDEAPVVVEQTPTVTEEAPVLVKQPANVTEKTPVVVNNPTSVIEVDHNASKIGTVSNVSQYATSVMTRTISEPLDLNNEITIIAATTRLPFTKSTQQAGSSFASNQASSKTVKATI